A genome region from Geminicoccus roseus DSM 18922 includes the following:
- the rpmA gene encoding 50S ribosomal protein L27, whose protein sequence is MAHKKAGGSSRNGRDSAGQRLGVKKFGSESVVSGNIIVRQRGTKWHPGNGVGLGRDYTIFAVQDGQVKFHDGPKGRKYISVVPAKEAAE, encoded by the coding sequence ATGGCGCATAAAAAGGCCGGTGGTTCTTCGCGGAACGGTCGTGATTCGGCCGGCCAGCGCCTCGGCGTGAAGAAGTTCGGCAGCGAGTCGGTCGTGTCGGGCAACATCATCGTCCGCCAGCGCGGCACCAAGTGGCACCCCGGCAACGGCGTGGGCCTCGGCCGCGACTACACGATCTTCGCCGTCCAGGACGGGCAGGTGAAGTTCCATGACGGCCCGAAGGGCCGCAAGTACATCTCGGTCGTCCCGGCCAAGGAAGCTGCTGAGTAA